The Denticeps clupeoides unplaced genomic scaffold, fDenClu1.1, whole genome shotgun sequence genome includes a window with the following:
- the LOC114772250 gene encoding N-acetylglutamate synthase, mitochondrial-like: protein MAKVTGGAMVIAGQLLSKPLTLSQQRNNRLRPLELQRRVMATSVAGQGTRTPASPPQDHIGAPSLSDRHVASTRTFIYRDVKAFLNEVGGDPREARYWLTQFQRANLTQAPAFAVLEVDESVFESREMLHSLAFGLSFLQRMDMKPVVVMGLTGTAVGEGFSSTSCCPRTVAVRNCQALTEVLQNSSASVMPFFSAEALLHCQESPMCSSGTSSITVHTDLLQWSLNCGTIPLVCPVGRDSASHSVVLDSMDVTAAISRALQPLKVMFLNSCGGIRNQNREVMGSVSFPVDLPILSAASWLNPQERRRVSAIAQLLNQLPTESSAVVTSANTLLTELFSHKGSGTMFKNGDPIHKYSSLDDVDVNRLLTLINKSFEKNLKEDYIASLTGRLHSIYLSEGYSAAAIITREPVSSGTPYLDKFVVSSSKQGQGTSQILWECIRQDLGKLFWRSGKKNHINPWYFKHSDGSFVNEQWIVFWFGLSDIRESYELVEHAKRIPESFCTLLESSSGS, encoded by the exons ATGGCTAAAGTGACCGGTGGAGCCATGGTCATCGCCGGGCAGCTTCTCTCGAAACCCCTGACGCTGAGCCAGCAGCGAAACAACCGGCTCCGGCCCCTGGAACTTCAGCGCCGCGTGATGGCCACCAGCGTCGCCGGGCAGGGCACCAGAACCCCGGCTTCGCCTCCGCAGGACCATATCGGCGCCCCGTCTTTGTCCGACCGCCACGTGGCTTCGACTCGCACGTTCATATACCGGGACGTCAAGGCGTTTCTCAACGAAGTGGGTGGGGATCCCCGGGAAGCTCGGTACTGGCTGACGCAGTTCCAGAGAGCGAACCTCACGCAAGCCCCAGCTTTCGCTGTCCTCGAG GTGGACGAGTCCGTTTTTGAGAGCCGCGAGATGTTGCACAGCCTCGCATTCGGCCTGTCTTTTCTTCAGCGGATGGACATGAAGCCTGTGGTGGTGATGGGTCTGACCGGCACAGCGGTGGGAGAAGGTTTCTCCAGCACCTCTTGCTGCCCGAGGACAGTGGCGGTGAGGAACTGCCAGGCTCTGACTGAGGTGCTGCAGAACAGTTCCGCCAGTGTCATGCCCTTCTTCAGTGCTGAGGCCCTGCTGCACTGTCAGGAGTCTCCAATGTGTAGCAG TGGcacctcctccatcactgtGCACACCGATCTGCTGCAATGGAGCCTGAACTGCGGCACCATCCCTCTGGTTTGCCCGGTCGGGCGGGATTCAGCCAGTCATTCGGTGGTGCTTGACTCGATGGACGTCACAGCGGCCATTTCGCGTGCCCTGCAACCCCTTAAAGTCATGTTCCTGAACAGCTGTGGTGGCATCCGCAACCAGAACCGCGAA GTAATGGGTTCAGTGTCTTTCCCTGTTGACCTTCCCATCCTGTCGGCAGCTTCATGGTTGAACCCACAGGAGCGTCGTCGGGTCAGTGCCATCGCCCAGCTTCTCAACCAACTGCCCACCGAATCCTCGGCCGTTGTCACCTCTgccaacacactgctcacagagCTGTTTAGCCATAAGG GCTCTGggaccatgtttaaaaatggaGACCCTATTCACAA GTACAGCAGCTTGGATGATGTTGATGTGAATCGCCTGCTGACGCTGATCAACAAGAGTTTTGAAAAGAACCTGAAAGAGGACTACATTGCCTCCTTAACAGGCCGGCTTCactctatctatctctctgaAGG ATACAGTGCGGCAGCCATCATCACCAGGGAACCGGTGAGCAGTGGCACACCATATTTGGACAAGTTTGTTGTGAGCAGTAGCAAGCAAGGGCAAGGCACGAGCCAAATCTTATGGGAATGCATACGCCAGGATCTGGGGAAGCTCTTCTGGCgatctgggaaaaaaaatcatataaacccatg GTACTTCAAACACAGTGATGGAAGCTTTGTTAATGAGCAATGGATCGTCTTCTGGTTTGGACTGTCTGACATAAGGGAGTCGTATGAACTTGTAGAACATGCCAAGCGCATCCCCGAGTCTTTCTGCACACTCCTGGAGTCATCATCAGGCTCCTGA